In Hermetia illucens chromosome 1, iHerIll2.2.curated.20191125, whole genome shotgun sequence, one genomic interval encodes:
- the LOC119646255 gene encoding uncharacterized protein LOC119646255, whose amino-acid sequence MKYLKLHSKTAAITYKNSLCSLSTLVVSLLSLLSVLIPLLLVTLLSPYSGVVENRVLYEQPQCRFQYKYLLIGEGNVGELVTCSTFSYLNGVSHNLQKCSQIKYIEMDTNYDMIQDKAKIQLKVDTDGDFHLHHFYILLFFDASLKKKCHLQPPAVLVQHVEIPSRARASSIIILNSKLTLIQNDEFICPFYGRKAKTRFRKEILATNASNLDLFDIKFIYSKIKNNPGYFSLETMEEYYERTYESGISIDINIDIPQLSVRYHLSVWERLGQFWLYFASFFGISFLVVNKLKDFLFSRHYLRSWEIIPWKKMY is encoded by the exons ATGAAATACCTAAAACTACATTCGAAAACCGCGGCGATAACTTACAAAAATTCATTATGTTCGCTATCGACGCTGGTAGTGTCATTGTTGTCCCTTTTGTCAGTGTTAATTCCGTTACTGTTAGTGACTCTGCTCAGCCCATATTCGGGAGTTGTTGAAAATCGTGTCCTCTACGAGCAACCACAATGTCGATTTCAATACAAATATTTACTTATCGGCGAAGGAAACGTAGGCGAACTGGTAACGTGCAGCACGTTCAGTTATTTGAATGGCGTTTCACATAATTTACAGAAATGCAGTCAAATTAAA TATATCGAAATGGACACCAACTATGATATGATTCAAGACAAAGCCAAAATTCAACTGAAAGTAGACACGGATGGCGACTTTCATCTACatcatttctacattttattgtTCTTTGATGCGAGTCTTAAG AAAAAATGTCACCTCCAACCACCAGCTGTACTCGTCCAACACGTGGAAATACCATCTAGAGCGCGAGCGTCCTCCATAATCATCCTCAATAGTAAACTCACTCTCATTCAAAACGACGAATTCATTTGCCCATTTTATGGCCGTAAAGCCAAAACGCGCTTCCGCAAAGAAATACTCGCAACGAATGCATCAAACCTGGATTTGTTCGACATTAAGTTTATTTACAGCAAAATTAAAAACAACCCCGGATACTTCTCGCTGGAAACAATGGAGGAATACTACGAAAGGACATACGAAAGCGGAATTTCAATAGATATCAACATTGACATCCCACAGTTGTCTGTTCGGTATCATTTGAGCGTTTGGGAACGACTAGGACAGTTCTGGCTCTACTTTGCATCATTTTTCGGGATTTCGTTTTTAGTCGTAAACAAGTTGAAAGACTTCCTTTTCAGCAGGCATTACCTCAGGTCGTGGGAGATTATTCCATGGAAGAAAATGTATTGA
- the LOC119646258 gene encoding mitochondrial import inner membrane translocase subunit Tim21 yields MSQLILRALSPKTVRSLPVSSYLSWSLRRTYAKRQSDSDSGSLVKSKSEGHGSVSTDVRPLGEKIKENTKTASYMGVILLGVGVTGIMFYAIFRELFSSQSPNSVYSEALEKCINNPKVQDLLGTPIKGYGEETGRRRRRHVAHSIFERNGVKHMRMQFHIQGIRNRATVHLEVRENSSGKYEYRYMFAQLDYYPKTTVILEDNRANDNRPLSEDSVQSFELKPIV; encoded by the exons ATGTCGCAACTAATACTTCGTGCACTTTCGCCAAAAACTGTTCGATCACTGCCCGTCTCCTCGTATTTAAGCTGGAGCCTACGTCGTACCTACGCTAAACGACAATCAGATAGTGATTCCGGCTCATTAGTTAAATCGAAATCCGAAGGACATGGATCTGTGTCAACCGACGTCCgacctttgggagaaaaaatcaaagaaaacacAAAGACTGCGAGTTATATGGGCGTCATCTTGCTGGGAGTCGGCGTGACAGGTATTATGTTCTATGCCATTTTCCGTGAGTTATTTTCATCACAAAGTCCGAATAGTGTTTATTCAGAGGCTTTGGAAAAGTGCATCAAT AATCCAAAAGTTCAAGATCTTCTTGGTACACCGATAAAGGGGTATGGAGAGGAAACAGGAAGGCGAAGGAGGAGACATGTTGCTCATTCGATTTTCGAAAGGAATGGTGTTAAGCATATGCGGATGCAGTTTCATATTCAGGGTATTCGAAACAGAGCTACCGTTCACTTAGAAGTACGAGAG AATTCCTCGGGGAAATATGAGTATCGCTACATGTTCGCCCAACTAGATTACTATCCGAAAACCACAGTGATCTTAGAGGACAACCGTGCCAACGACAATCGTCCATTGAGTGAGGATAGTGTGCAATCATTTGAACTGAAACCCATTGTTTGA